One genomic segment of Esox lucius isolate fEsoLuc1 chromosome 15, fEsoLuc1.pri, whole genome shotgun sequence includes these proteins:
- the alkbh1 gene encoding nucleic acid dioxygenase ALKBH1 gives MVRSFFNTVERSFVMAKMAATIGEHGEDAFRKLFKFYKRRSPAPDLSDVIDFSKAAKHEKVLTTELNPAAVSDDEARRAGLRPVKDWRAFGLLGYPGFMFISNPFMPGSQQHWVKQCLKTYPQKPNVCNLDMHMAPTDTQDIWGKSADVLRKPASRIREPKTLLEKLRWVTLGYHYNWDTKTYSADHNTPFPSDLQSLSGHVAAACQFPVFKAEAGILNYYRSDSSLGIHVDESELDHTQPLLSFSFGQSAIFLLGGTRREDPPTAMYMHSGDVMVMSGHSRLLYHAVPRVIPSPEGDPLHPSLEAEGLGSVSDQGLIQDPIQGETTLIQSVTKEDWAVCSRYIQTSRVNMTIRQVLGPGQAFPSKDKRTETVMGYTDGYHDSQDGENVGLKRRRSSDARNPVNT, from the exons ATGGTGAGATCTTTTTTTAATACAGTTGAAAGGTCATTTGTGATGGCAAAGATGGCGGCCACCATAGGGGAGCATGGGGAAGACGCATTTAGAAAGTTGTTCAAGTTCTACAAACGTAGAAGTCCTGCACCCGATTTAAGCGATGTCATTGACTTTTCAAAAGCTGCGAAACATGAGAAG GTCTTAACCACTGAACTGAATCCAGCTGCAGTGAGTGATGACGAGGCCAGGAGGGCGGGCCTTCGCCCTGTTAAAGACTGGAGGGCGTTTGGGCTGCTAGGTTATCCGG GGTTTATGTTCATCTCCAACCCGTTTATGCCGGGCTCCCAGCAGCACTGGGTGAAGCAGTGTCTGAAGACATATCCACAGAAACCCAATGTGTGTAACCTGGACATGCATATGGCACCCACGGACACACAAGACATCTGGGGGAAGAGTGCAGATGTGCTTCG TAAACCTGCCTCTAGGATCAGGGAGCCCAAGACACTGCTGGAGAAGCTTCGATGGGTGACCCTGGGTTACCACTACAACTGGGACACTAAG ACATACTCAGCGGATCACAACACTCCGTTCCCGTCTGATCTCCAGTCATTATCTGGCCATGTAGCCGCTGCCTGCCAATTTCCCGTGTTCAAGGCAGAGGCTGGAATCCTCAACTACTACCGCTCTGATTCCTCGCTCGGGATCCATGTGGATgagtcagaactggaccacactCAACCCCTGCTTTCATTCAG TTTTGGTCAATCGGCCATCTTCCTACTCGGTGGAACGCGGAGGGAAGACCCGCCCACTGCCATGTACATGCACAGCGGTGATGTCATGGTAATGTCAGGACACAGCCGCCTCCTCTATCATGCCGTGCCTCGTGTCATCCCCAGCCCAGAAGGAGATCCCTTACACCCCTCTCTTGAGGCAGAGGGCCTAGGTTCAGTGTCAGACCAGGGGCTCATCCAGGATCCTATTCAGGGAGAGACCACTCTGATCCAGTCAGTGACAAAGGAGGACTGGGCCGTGTGCTCCAGGTACATCCAGACTTCCAGGGTGAACATGACCATTAGACAGGTGCTTGGTCCCGGCCAGGCCTTCCCCTCAAAGGACAAACGGACAGAGACTGTTATGGGATACACTGATGGTTACCATGACAGCCAAGATGGAGAGAATGTGGGattgaagaggaggaggagtagtGATGCTAGAAATCCTGTGAACACCTGA
- the slirp gene encoding SRA stem-loop-interacting RNA-binding protein, mitochondrial isoform X1, giving the protein MATSAKKIFELFVSKVPWTLSSKEMKEYFGQFGQVKKCLLPFDKETGFHRGFCWIGYTSEEGLQNALQKYPHTLEGATLQVQRNRKVFVGQKTNKEVPEES; this is encoded by the exons ATGGCAACGTCGGCAAAGAAGATTTTCGAGTTGTTTGTTTCTAAAGTACCATGGACCCTTTCAAGCA AGGAGATGAAGGAGTACTTCGGCCAATTTGGTCAAGTCAAGAAATGCCTCCTACCCTTT GACAAGGAGACAGGGTTCCATAGAGGCTTCTGCTGGATTGGTTACACGTCTGAGGAAGGCCTGCAAAACGCTCTCCAGAAATACCCTCATACATTGGAGGGAGCAACG CTCCAAGTTCAAAGAAACCGAAAAGTATTTGTGGGACAGAAGACAAATAAAGAGGTGCCGGAGGAAAGCTAA
- the slirp gene encoding SRA stem-loop-interacting RNA-binding protein, mitochondrial has translation MATSAKKIFELFVSKVPWTLSSKEMKEYFGQFGQVKKCLLPFDKETGFHRGFCWIGYTSEEGLQNALQKYPHTLEGATVLLIRLDNANPIAYDLMVYPKLSN, from the exons ATGGCAACGTCGGCAAAGAAGATTTTCGAGTTGTTTGTTTCTAAAGTACCATGGACCCTTTCAAGCA AGGAGATGAAGGAGTACTTCGGCCAATTTGGTCAAGTCAAGAAATGCCTCCTACCCTTT GACAAGGAGACAGGGTTCCATAGAGGCTTCTGCTGGATTGGTTACACGTCTGAGGAAGGCCTGCAAAACGCTCTCCAGAAATACCCTCATACATTGGAGGGAGCAACGGTATTGCTTATTAGACTAGATAATGCCAACCCCATTGCCTATGATTTGATGGTATACCCCAAACTGTCTAACTAA